Within the Streptomyces vilmorinianum genome, the region CGCGGCCTCCCACTCCACGCACACCGAGGGCAGGAAGCCTTCGCCCGCGGGCGCGCTCTCGTCCACCGCGCGCGAGCCCGTGTCGCCGTAGTAGCCCAGGGCCGTGCCGCACACCAGGACCTTCGGCGGCTCGGCGAGCGAGGCGAGGGCCTGGGAGATCGCCTTCGTACCGAGCACGCGGCTCTCGCGGATCTCCTTCTTGTACGCCTCGTTCCAGCGGCGCTCGCCGACCCCGGCGCCCGCCAGATGCACGACCGCGTCGACGCCGACGAGCCCGGCGGTGTCCACGTACAGCCGCTTCGGGTCCCACTCGACCTCGTCGGCGGTCCGGGCGGGCCGCCGCACGAGGCGGGAGACGTGATGGCCGTCGGCGCGCAGGGAGCGCACGAGGGCCGAGCCGATGAGTCCGGACGCGCCGGTGACGGCGATGCGGGAGCGTTGCATGGGGCCCATCCTGCCCTCCCCGGCCAGTCCGTGGCACAGTGGCCGCCATGACCGCTCCCGAGACGCACATACGCCGGGCCCGGCCGGCCGACGAGAGCGCACTGGGTGAGCTGGACCGCGCCACCTGGTCGACGCTGCACGCCGTACTGCCCGCCCCGCAGCCCCCGTACAGCCCGTTCTTCGACGAGCGGCACCGGCCCGAGGACTACCTGGTCGCGGAGCTGGGCGGTAAGACCCTGGTCGGCTATCTGAAACTCGTGCCGCCCACCCCGCTGGCCTGCAACGCGCACGTCCGCCAGATCCAGGGCCTCGCCGTCGCCGAGAGCGCCCGTGGCCGGGGCGTGGCCCGTGCGCTGCTGCGCGCGGCGATGGCGGAGACCCGGCGGCAGGGCGGGAGCCGGATCACGCTGCGGGTCCTCGGCCACAACACCCCGGCCCGCGCGCTCTACGAGTCCGAGGGCTTCGTGGTCGAGGGCGTGCTGCCCGGCGAGTTCCTCCTCCAGGGGGCGTACGTCGACGACGTGCTGATGGGCCGCTCGCTCACGCCTTAGGCGTCAGCGGGGCCATCCCGCCCATCAGTTCGCGCAGACAGCGCACCGCGAGCTCGGCCGGTGCGCCCTTGCCCCGTACCGGCGCGTCCGTCTCGGCCCAGGCCTCCAGCGCCACCCGGATCGCGTCCGTGGCCGCCGCCGCCGCGAGCCGTACCTCCAGCGGGTCGGCGCCGGGGCCGGCCAGCCGGGCCACCACGCTCAGCAGCTTCTCCTCCGACTCCTGGTTGACCCGGTACCAGACCGCC harbors:
- a CDS encoding GNAT family N-acetyltransferase, translating into MTAPETHIRRARPADESALGELDRATWSTLHAVLPAPQPPYSPFFDERHRPEDYLVAELGGKTLVGYLKLVPPTPLACNAHVRQIQGLAVAESARGRGVARALLRAAMAETRRQGGSRITLRVLGHNTPARALYESEGFVVEGVLPGEFLLQGAYVDDVLMGRSLTP